One part of the Vibrio ponticus genome encodes these proteins:
- a CDS encoding DUF294 nucleotidyltransferase-like domain-containing protein, with the protein MEAEQLEVKSFIVQHPPFDELDEDVLDRIAQSVEVAYYREGSSIINFGDQIHDLYLVRSGVVEIYRRNGELYNRLDSGGLFGQMGLLTNNKVRFPAKAVRDTLIYCIPEAIFVELYESQEPFADFVEVEHNTRLRQAVSATHEENDLTTSKVRTLLSGEAPFINAHDTIQNAAMKMANDNVSSLLVIDTEIETDESEENSNLVGIITDRDLCTRVLATGLDPSNPVTEVMTHEVISLDHNAYVYEAMLTMLRYNVHHLPVLKDGYPIGVIETTEIVRYESQNSLLLVSSIFQQQTIDDLALLSEQVKDCFVRLVNEDANSHMVGSAMSVIGRSFKQRIIELAEEKLGSPPIPYCFLALGSMGRDEQLLVTDQDNAIILDNGYQAELHGDYFAQLATFVCDGLARCGYSYCTGDIMATNPDWRMTRTEWEECFADWIDDPNPKALLNASIFFDLDGVYGRLKWAEQLNGFIVRRARKNNRFLACLARNALNRTPPLGFFKDFVVEKDGQHKNSINLKRRGTAPLADLVRVHALAVGSRAQNSFERLDDIYEAGILPKGKAHALRDALEFISMVRIRHQAYDVENEIEPDNNIEPENLSEFERRNLKDAFLVLSNSQNFLKFRYHANSGL; encoded by the coding sequence ATGGAAGCTGAACAACTCGAAGTCAAATCATTCATTGTTCAACACCCTCCGTTTGATGAGCTAGATGAAGACGTGCTCGACCGCATCGCGCAGAGTGTCGAAGTCGCATACTACCGGGAAGGCTCCTCGATTATTAATTTCGGCGATCAGATCCACGACCTCTATCTAGTGAGAAGTGGCGTTGTAGAAATTTATCGTCGCAATGGCGAGCTCTATAATCGCCTTGATAGTGGTGGTCTGTTTGGTCAAATGGGTTTACTCACCAACAACAAAGTACGCTTTCCAGCCAAAGCGGTTAGAGACACGCTCATCTACTGCATCCCGGAAGCGATATTTGTTGAGTTGTATGAAAGTCAGGAACCATTCGCTGACTTTGTTGAAGTGGAGCATAACACTCGCTTAAGACAAGCAGTTTCAGCAACTCATGAAGAAAACGATCTTACAACCTCTAAAGTCAGAACCCTACTCAGCGGCGAAGCGCCATTCATCAACGCCCATGACACAATACAAAATGCCGCAATGAAGATGGCAAACGATAATGTTTCCTCATTGCTGGTTATCGATACAGAAATTGAAACTGATGAATCGGAAGAGAACTCAAATCTCGTCGGCATCATTACTGACCGAGATCTTTGTACCCGAGTTTTAGCAACGGGACTGGATCCAAGCAACCCAGTCACAGAGGTCATGACCCACGAAGTTATTTCACTTGACCATAATGCCTATGTATACGAAGCAATGCTGACTATGCTGCGTTACAACGTACACCACTTACCAGTACTGAAAGACGGCTATCCGATTGGCGTCATTGAAACTACTGAAATCGTTCGCTATGAATCACAAAATTCCTTGTTATTAGTTAGCAGCATTTTCCAGCAACAAACCATTGACGATCTCGCGCTACTTTCCGAGCAGGTTAAAGATTGTTTCGTTCGCCTAGTTAATGAGGACGCGAACTCCCATATGGTGGGTAGCGCTATGTCGGTAATCGGTAGAAGTTTCAAGCAACGTATCATTGAGTTAGCGGAAGAGAAATTGGGATCACCTCCTATTCCATACTGCTTTCTTGCTCTTGGCTCCATGGGACGAGATGAACAACTGCTGGTCACCGATCAAGACAATGCAATTATTCTTGATAACGGTTACCAAGCTGAGTTGCATGGAGATTATTTCGCGCAACTCGCCACATTTGTTTGTGATGGACTAGCTCGCTGCGGATATAGCTATTGCACTGGCGATATCATGGCAACCAATCCTGATTGGCGCATGACTCGCACGGAGTGGGAAGAGTGCTTTGCCGATTGGATTGATGACCCTAACCCGAAAGCCTTACTCAACGCCTCCATATTCTTTGATCTTGATGGCGTCTATGGTCGTTTAAAATGGGCAGAGCAGCTCAATGGTTTTATAGTCCGTCGTGCCCGAAAAAATAATCGCTTTTTAGCCTGCCTAGCGAGAAATGCCCTCAACCGAACCCCACCACTTGGCTTCTTTAAAGACTTCGTGGTAGAGAAAGATGGTCAACACAAGAACTCGATCAACCTTAAACGCCGTGGTACGGCACCACTGGCGGATTTGGTCCGTGTCCATGCCCTAGCTGTGGGTTCACGCGCTCAAAATTCATTTGAGCGTTTAGATGACATTTACGAAGCGGGAATACTACCCAAAGGTAAGGCGCATGCGCTACGTGATGCGCTCGAATTTATCTCTATGGTGCGAATTCGCCACCAAGCTTACGACGTTGAAAATGAAATTGAACCAGACAACAACATCGAACCGGAAAACTTATCCGAATTTGAACGGCGTAATCTGAAAGACGCATTTTTAGTATTGAGTAATTCACAAAACTTTTTGAAGTTCCGTTACCATGCCAATAGTGGGCTTTAA
- a CDS encoding aromatic amino acid transport family protein, translating to MSKSKVMGSTLIIAGTTIGAGMLALPLASAGIGFSTSLVIMVFLWALMAYTALMMVELHQHADSQATLHTLAMQILGKRGKWLASFAMLFLFYSLCAAYIAGGGAQFGQRVAQWTGIEMTGASGTVLFTAIVAAVVVIGTATVDKVNRVLFTLKLIAMASVLLFLAPNVTQSYLLSMPIEQGLVVAAIPVIFTSFGFHGSIPAIVRYLDGDTISLRKAIVIGSAIPLVIYVFWQLVTLGVVSQSELLENQGLSALIGQLSTTVQQSSIAQAIGIFADLALLTSFLGVSLGLFEFLGDSMSKKHSSRIVTGLVTFLPPMGFALFYPQGFITALGYAAIALAILAIFLPVVMVLKARTAYTDANYQVAGGKAGVMACAFAGVIIVSAQLLITAGVLPALG from the coding sequence ATGAGTAAATCAAAGGTAATGGGTAGTACTTTGATTATTGCAGGTACTACGATTGGTGCAGGTATGCTGGCATTGCCGCTAGCATCAGCAGGGATTGGCTTTTCAACATCATTAGTCATTATGGTGTTTTTATGGGCACTAATGGCGTATACCGCGCTTATGATGGTCGAACTTCATCAACACGCAGATAGCCAAGCGACGTTACATACGCTTGCAATGCAGATCTTAGGAAAACGCGGCAAATGGCTGGCTAGTTTCGCAATGTTGTTTTTGTTCTACTCACTTTGCGCTGCTTACATTGCAGGTGGCGGCGCGCAGTTTGGTCAACGTGTTGCCCAGTGGACTGGGATTGAAATGACCGGCGCTTCTGGCACAGTGTTATTCACTGCCATTGTTGCTGCGGTGGTGGTCATTGGTACTGCTACGGTAGATAAAGTAAACCGCGTTCTCTTCACCCTTAAGTTAATTGCTATGGCGAGCGTGTTACTTTTCTTAGCCCCTAACGTGACTCAGTCATACTTGCTAAGCATGCCTATCGAACAAGGCTTAGTTGTCGCGGCTATTCCTGTCATTTTTACCTCGTTTGGTTTTCACGGCAGTATCCCAGCAATTGTTCGCTACTTAGATGGCGATACTATCTCGCTGCGTAAAGCGATTGTTATTGGCTCTGCAATCCCACTGGTTATTTATGTTTTCTGGCAGTTGGTTACGTTGGGCGTGGTTAGTCAGTCAGAACTGCTTGAGAATCAAGGGTTGTCAGCACTTATTGGACAACTTTCAACCACAGTTCAGCAATCAAGCATTGCTCAAGCTATCGGTATCTTTGCGGATCTCGCTCTTTTAACCTCTTTCTTAGGCGTAAGCTTAGGTTTGTTCGAGTTTTTGGGTGACTCTATGAGCAAGAAGCACTCATCACGTATCGTAACTGGCTTAGTGACCTTTCTGCCGCCAATGGGCTTTGCACTTTTCTACCCGCAAGGTTTCATCACGGCACTCGGCTACGCTGCAATTGCCCTAGCAATTTTGGCTATCTTTCTGCCAGTGGTCATGGTTTTGAAAGCTCGCACTGCATACACTGACGCTAACTACCAGGTAGCGGGTGGCAAAGCTGGCGTCATGGCGTGTGCCTTTGCTGGTGTCATCATCGTTAGTGCACAGTTGCTGATTACCGCAGGCGTCTTACCTGCCCTTGGTTAA
- a CDS encoding acyl carrier protein phosphodiesterase, which translates to MNFLAHLHIAHVSNSSLMGNLLGDFVKGDPDKQYSHIVSQGIRLHRFVDSYTDSHSVMREAKSYFSPETRRFAGIALDVMWDHYLATNWKLYHDRPLNDFCRFAEREVKLEQHQSATISELPNRYLQMTTRMWQGQWLQSYQTLENIEFALQRMSLRSPRMAPLAECFAPLSAHYAELESLFVDFYPELLQVSRDFTFSSGK; encoded by the coding sequence ATGAACTTTCTCGCCCACCTTCACATCGCCCACGTGTCGAACTCTAGTCTTATGGGAAATTTACTGGGTGATTTCGTTAAAGGTGATCCTGATAAGCAATATTCGCATATTGTTAGTCAAGGCATTCGCTTGCACCGCTTTGTCGATAGCTATACAGACTCGCACTCTGTAATGCGAGAAGCAAAGTCCTATTTTTCACCTGAGACAAGGCGTTTCGCCGGTATCGCGTTAGATGTGATGTGGGACCATTATTTAGCTACCAATTGGAAGTTGTATCACGATCGCCCCTTAAACGATTTTTGCCGTTTCGCTGAACGAGAAGTGAAATTAGAGCAGCATCAATCGGCGACAATTTCTGAATTGCCAAATCGATACTTACAAATGACGACGAGAATGTGGCAAGGGCAATGGTTGCAATCTTATCAAACGCTAGAAAACATCGAGTTTGCTTTACAAAGGATGTCACTCCGCTCACCAAGAATGGCACCGTTAGCCGAGTGTTTTGCGCCTTTATCTGCGCATTATGCTGAACTCGAGTCTTTATTCGTTGATTTTTACCCTGAGTTGCTTCAAGTCAGTAGAGATTTTACCTTTAGTTCTGGTAAGTAA